A genomic region of Sphingobium sp. HWE2-09 contains the following coding sequences:
- a CDS encoding outer membrane protein produces the protein MKSLITFAPLAIVAAIAAAAPAAAQDAFQGPYAGIEAGWNKNKVGDADTDIGRTNVGRSQDSATAGIFAGYNHKVADRIVLSAEAGFSMGFDDAVARSGGGTLASIDPERSFDLGVRAGYLVDDKTLLYVRGGYENLRSSVRIIDAAGSRYNKDTFDGWSVGGGVERMLTQKVSARLEYRYSDLGGSDTKFQRHQALVGVAYHF, from the coding sequence ATGAAATCTCTGATCACCTTCGCCCCGCTCGCCATCGTCGCAGCGATCGCCGCTGCCGCGCCAGCTGCCGCACAGGACGCGTTCCAAGGCCCTTATGCGGGCATCGAAGCTGGCTGGAACAAGAACAAGGTCGGCGACGCCGATACCGACATCGGCCGCACAAACGTGGGTCGCTCTCAGGATTCGGCAACAGCAGGCATCTTCGCGGGCTACAATCACAAGGTCGCCGATCGGATAGTCCTGTCGGCCGAGGCTGGCTTCAGTATGGGCTTCGACGATGCCGTCGCGCGCTCGGGAGGCGGCACGCTCGCCAGCATCGATCCCGAACGCAGCTTCGACCTCGGCGTTCGCGCCGGCTACCTCGTCGATGACAAGACCCTCCTGTACGTCCGCGGCGGCTACGAGAACCTGCGCAGCTCGGTCCGCATCATCGATGCTGCAGGATCGCGATACAACAAGGACACCTTCGATGGCTGGTCGGTGGGCGGCGGCGTGGAACGCATGCTCACTCAAAAGGTCTCCGCCCGTCTCGAATATCGTTACAGCGATCTCGGCGGCAGCGACACGAAGTTCCAGCGTCATCAGGCTCTGGTCGGCGTCGCCTACCATTTCTGA
- a CDS encoding group III truncated hemoglobin: protein MAHPPFIDEAMIRPLVLAFYRRVRSDPLLAPVFDAHVSDWEDHHARLTDFWSSIMLTSGRYKGSPLALHLLHADAMTPDRFARWLELWRETAEEMLPPPGAAAVQAKAGRIAESFQLAMRYRRSPTTAAT, encoded by the coding sequence ATGGCGCATCCCCCGTTTATTGATGAGGCGATGATACGACCGCTGGTCCTGGCATTCTATCGTCGAGTGCGTAGCGATCCGCTCCTTGCTCCTGTGTTCGATGCCCATGTCAGCGATTGGGAGGACCACCATGCGAGGCTCACCGACTTCTGGTCCTCGATCATGCTGACGAGCGGGCGGTACAAGGGAAGTCCGCTTGCTCTCCACCTCCTGCATGCCGATGCCATGACGCCGGATCGGTTTGCCCGATGGCTGGAACTTTGGCGGGAGACAGCTGAGGAGATGCTGCCGCCTCCGGGCGCTGCCGCTGTGCAGGCCAAGGCGGGGCGCATCGCCGAGAGCTTCCAGCTCGCCATGAGATACAGGCGATCTCCGACCACGGCCGCCACCTGA
- a CDS encoding Rrf2 family transcriptional regulator has translation MQLTRYTDYAMRVLLHVGARDEGDLSSIQEIADVYGVSKDHLKKVAQNLGQAGLLITVRGRNGGLRLGRPASDITIGQIVRHTESGFNLVDCSSCIIATACTLPQILNEATRAFLEVLDKYTLDDVLKRRTDLRGLFDRSAPLKDVIQSVAEEDDNSNSPN, from the coding sequence ATGCAGCTAACCCGCTACACCGACTACGCCATGCGTGTCCTTCTACATGTGGGCGCACGCGACGAGGGAGACCTGTCTTCGATCCAGGAGATCGCAGACGTGTACGGCGTGTCCAAGGATCACCTCAAGAAGGTCGCTCAGAATCTAGGTCAGGCCGGGCTTCTCATAACCGTGCGTGGCAGAAATGGCGGACTGCGGCTGGGCCGGCCGGCCAGTGACATCACCATTGGACAAATCGTCCGCCACACCGAGAGCGGCTTCAACTTGGTCGATTGCAGTTCCTGCATCATCGCTACGGCCTGTACCCTTCCCCAAATCCTGAACGAAGCTACGCGGGCCTTCCTCGAAGTGCTGGACAAGTACACCCTCGATGACGTTCTCAAGCGCCGAACGGACCTTCGCGGGTTGTTCGATCGATCCGCTCCACTGAAGGACGTGATCCAGTCCGTGGCCGAGGAAGACGACAATTCCAACAGCCCGAATTAA
- a CDS encoding winged helix-turn-helix domain-containing protein codes for MKLLFEDFSLDPDLRELQRAGVPVTLAPKVFDLLYLLVAHHDRIVSKDFMVAEVWNGRIVSDSTLASHVNAVRKAIGDDGTQQRFVRTKARRGFRFIAAVREQGRSASTVRTLVLKPDDALDRSVSRPLPLLVVTPVLSHSMDRSDAHFADGLHDELLVGLARMPLIGVVADGARLVDPMASGVRSDYRLDCSVRSSNGRRRVSMRLGTSGGICLWTGCIDVDDGDQIDAQERISRCVVAALVDCLKRTEVDRVLQKDPERLNYYDHFILGQSLMARKGRVELERAVAAFHRSVELNPDFGPAYAAAAWSLVMKKQALWMDDVDRESAEGARLAQAAVTNSDDDPVALTRGSYALGHFGEDLEICGAYMDKALRVGPGCAFAWALSGGQLLSAGRRAEALARIARASRENPTEAEMADIAILTSLAQLLGSQSDEASQSSQTAFLLDPHNPRAMALNAASNLVGGRLSDAERAMRLLRRHNPALRVSSVRNWVHLRKKEDLQLFADGLRGAGLPS; via the coding sequence ATGAAGCTGCTATTTGAGGACTTCTCGCTTGATCCCGACCTGCGAGAGCTTCAGCGGGCTGGCGTACCGGTGACGCTCGCACCGAAGGTGTTCGACCTCCTATACCTCCTCGTCGCGCATCACGACAGGATCGTGAGTAAGGACTTCATGGTGGCGGAAGTCTGGAACGGTCGGATTGTTTCCGACTCCACGCTTGCGAGTCACGTGAACGCCGTCCGCAAGGCGATCGGTGACGATGGAACGCAGCAGCGATTTGTGAGGACCAAAGCGCGGAGGGGGTTTAGGTTCATCGCGGCGGTGAGGGAGCAGGGCCGGTCGGCGTCCACCGTGCGGACGCTGGTCCTGAAGCCTGACGACGCTTTGGATCGAAGTGTCTCCAGGCCTCTGCCTCTACTGGTCGTGACACCCGTGCTGTCGCATTCGATGGACCGTTCGGACGCGCACTTCGCCGACGGACTGCATGATGAGCTGCTGGTGGGCCTCGCGCGCATGCCTCTGATCGGGGTGGTGGCTGACGGGGCACGCCTTGTCGATCCGATGGCCTCGGGTGTGCGCAGCGACTACCGGCTCGATTGCAGCGTTCGCTCTTCAAACGGTCGCAGGCGCGTTTCCATGCGACTTGGCACTTCAGGTGGAATCTGCCTCTGGACCGGCTGCATCGATGTCGACGATGGGGACCAGATCGATGCGCAGGAAAGGATATCGAGGTGTGTCGTTGCCGCTCTCGTGGATTGTCTGAAAAGGACGGAGGTGGATCGCGTTCTTCAGAAAGACCCGGAGAGGCTGAACTACTACGATCATTTCATTCTGGGACAGTCGTTGATGGCTCGGAAGGGACGCGTCGAACTTGAGCGCGCGGTGGCGGCGTTCCACAGATCGGTCGAGCTCAATCCGGATTTCGGTCCCGCTTATGCGGCAGCTGCCTGGTCGCTGGTGATGAAGAAGCAGGCGCTCTGGATGGACGACGTCGATCGCGAGAGTGCGGAGGGTGCGCGCCTGGCACAGGCCGCGGTGACTAACAGTGACGACGACCCCGTCGCACTGACTAGAGGCAGCTATGCCCTCGGCCATTTCGGAGAGGATCTCGAGATCTGCGGCGCCTACATGGACAAGGCGCTTCGTGTGGGACCGGGATGCGCGTTCGCTTGGGCTCTCAGCGGTGGGCAGCTTCTTTCAGCAGGTCGGCGTGCGGAAGCGCTGGCGAGGATCGCCAGAGCATCCCGGGAAAATCCTACCGAAGCCGAGATGGCGGACATCGCGATCCTCACGAGTCTTGCCCAACTCCTTGGGTCACAGAGCGACGAGGCATCCCAATCTTCCCAGACGGCCTTCCTTCTGGATCCGCACAATCCCCGCGCCATGGCATTGAATGCCGCGAGCAATCTGGTTGGCGGCCGGCTCTCCGATGCGGAACGAGCGATGCGACTGCTTCGGCGCCATAATCCGGCGCTTCGGGTTTCGAGCGTCCGCAACTGGGTCCATCTCCGTAAGAAGGAGGATCTTCAATTGTTCGCGGACGGTCTGCGGGGAGCGGGGCTGCCCAGCTAG
- a CDS encoding carboxymuconolactone decarboxylase family protein, giving the protein MSQRIDHLKQVPALTQKLMDLTFATKKGTVEEAILGLVEMRASQLNGCAFCLDMHIKQAKIHGERELRIHHIAIWRESTLFSDRERAALEWTEALTKLSPHGVPDEIYNTVRAQFSEEETVYLTYMVMVINAWNRASIAFQSVPGSQDKAFGLDKANLT; this is encoded by the coding sequence ATGTCCCAGCGTATCGATCACCTCAAGCAGGTTCCCGCCCTTACGCAGAAGCTGATGGATCTGACCTTTGCCACGAAGAAGGGCACCGTGGAGGAAGCTATCCTCGGCCTTGTCGAGATGCGAGCTTCGCAGCTGAACGGTTGCGCCTTCTGTCTCGACATGCACATCAAGCAGGCGAAGATCCACGGCGAACGCGAACTGCGCATCCACCACATCGCGATCTGGCGCGAGTCCACGCTTTTCAGCGATCGGGAGCGCGCCGCACTCGAATGGACCGAGGCGCTCACCAAGCTGTCACCCCATGGCGTACCCGACGAGATCTACAACACCGTCCGCGCGCAGTTCTCCGAGGAGGAGACGGTGTACCTGACCTACATGGTCATGGTGATCAACGCCTGGAACCGCGCATCCATTGCGTTCCAGTCCGTCCCCGGCTCCCAGGACAAGGCGTTCGGCCTCGACAAGGCGAACCTAACCTGA
- a CDS encoding FMN-dependent NADH-azoreductase produces MPSILLVTASPYGRASRGAILAMQAVENLRQRHPSLDVVERDLSALADATIHSVYADAIVGGHSHDEEVFTLSEQLIRELEEAAFVVVATPMHNYTVPASLKMWIDFVLRYGRTFATVDGIKKGFLSDRPTLVVVTAGGIVSGTGKFQPDHLTGYLRDVLATIGIDDLKFIYLDGLASPVRAEEVAIEGGDAIARDAVFGRDETTHSHA; encoded by the coding sequence ATGCCATCCATCCTTCTCGTCACCGCAAGCCCGTACGGGCGCGCCTCGCGTGGCGCCATCCTGGCAATGCAGGCGGTGGAAAACCTCAGGCAGAGGCACCCATCGCTGGACGTCGTCGAAAGAGACCTTTCCGCGCTCGCCGATGCCACCATCCACTCCGTCTATGCCGACGCGATCGTGGGCGGCCATTCACATGACGAAGAGGTGTTTACGCTATCCGAGCAGTTGATCCGGGAACTCGAGGAAGCCGCCTTCGTCGTCGTCGCGACACCCATGCACAACTACACCGTCCCGGCATCGTTGAAGATGTGGATCGACTTCGTGCTCCGCTATGGACGGACGTTCGCCACCGTCGACGGCATCAAGAAGGGCTTTCTGTCAGACCGCCCGACACTGGTGGTGGTGACCGCCGGGGGCATCGTTTCGGGAACGGGCAAGTTTCAGCCCGATCATCTTACCGGGTATCTTCGCGATGTCCTTGCGACGATCGGCATCGACGATCTTAAATTCATCTATCTTGACGGTCTCGCCAGCCCGGTGCGGGCAGAGGAGGTCGCCATCGAAGGGGGCGATGCCATCGCTCGCGACGCGGTGTTCGGACGCGACGAGACAACCCATTCACATGCATGA
- a CDS encoding PAS domain-containing sensor histidine kinase: MNEHALVMFGAQSDDELKGEPLERLVAMEDARMVTSIIKATLAGTCKAPVQVTVRTMAGDTFPVRMTACDAGAGGIRLVLATLEQPRDTRSRLRASEGRYRQLFNQMPIALMRIDAFGTLSIFEKPRREGVTDLATYLDAHPYEVERALDLVRIAEANDYAESLFGTGDPRSMLTSVRAYWEARPDTFRRMLCARYSGRRFIVEKTVVCGLSGQRVPVFLSQAFPPRSQPQGNSLLGMIDISAQIEAEAELQRMRARLANSTRASVTSELAASIAHEVSQPLSSIVVNGGTALRWLDKSPPDLERAISRLKSVIAHAERAIDVVNGLRDLSSGVSIEHVPLDLNELVAGALTLVEDEAKAKGIELQAELSRPLPAVEGIHVQLTQVIVNILMNAIQAIDQGNVERRAVHVQTSPAMDGNVEVRIVDTGPGISEDRHSRIFDSFFTTKQSGIGMGLAICRSIVESHGGSIGVGRAISGGAQLTVRLPAIVVGENASPSQLK; the protein is encoded by the coding sequence TTGAACGAACATGCGCTCGTGATGTTCGGCGCCCAAAGTGACGATGAGCTCAAAGGGGAGCCACTCGAGCGACTGGTCGCGATGGAGGATGCCCGGATGGTGACATCGATCATCAAGGCCACCCTGGCTGGAACATGCAAGGCGCCTGTCCAGGTGACAGTGCGGACAATGGCAGGTGACACCTTCCCTGTCCGGATGACAGCTTGCGACGCCGGTGCAGGCGGAATCCGGCTCGTGCTGGCCACGCTCGAGCAGCCCCGTGACACCCGCAGCCGCCTACGGGCGAGCGAAGGAAGATATCGGCAGCTCTTCAACCAGATGCCTATCGCGCTCATGCGCATCGATGCGTTCGGTACGCTCAGCATATTCGAAAAGCCGCGGCGTGAGGGCGTGACGGACCTCGCCACGTACTTGGACGCGCATCCCTACGAGGTCGAACGCGCGCTCGACCTGGTCAGGATCGCCGAGGCGAACGACTACGCCGAATCCCTCTTCGGGACCGGTGATCCGCGCTCCATGCTCACAAGCGTGCGCGCCTATTGGGAGGCCCGGCCGGATACCTTCCGCCGCATGCTCTGCGCGCGATATTCGGGCAGGCGGTTCATCGTCGAGAAGACGGTCGTCTGCGGACTTTCTGGACAGCGGGTGCCCGTGTTCCTGTCGCAGGCCTTCCCGCCAAGAAGCCAGCCACAGGGCAACAGCCTGCTCGGCATGATAGACATTAGCGCACAGATCGAGGCAGAAGCGGAGCTGCAGCGCATGCGAGCGCGCCTTGCCAATTCGACCCGCGCCTCGGTCACCAGCGAACTTGCAGCCTCGATCGCGCACGAGGTCAGTCAGCCTCTATCGTCGATCGTCGTAAACGGTGGCACCGCACTTCGTTGGCTCGACAAGTCGCCGCCGGACCTAGAACGCGCGATCTCGAGATTGAAAAGCGTGATTGCTCACGCCGAACGGGCGATCGATGTCGTCAACGGCTTGCGGGACCTCTCTTCAGGTGTCTCCATCGAGCATGTTCCGCTGGACTTGAACGAGCTCGTTGCGGGTGCCCTCACCCTTGTCGAGGACGAAGCGAAGGCGAAGGGGATCGAGCTTCAAGCCGAACTATCCCGGCCACTGCCAGCAGTCGAAGGCATTCACGTCCAACTGACTCAGGTGATCGTGAACATACTTATGAATGCGATCCAGGCCATCGATCAGGGGAACGTCGAGCGGCGAGCGGTTCACGTTCAAACCTCCCCTGCGATGGACGGAAACGTCGAAGTCCGCATCGTGGATACCGGACCCGGCATCTCGGAGGATCGGCACAGCCGAATCTTCGATAGTTTTTTCACGACCAAGCAATCCGGGATCGGCATGGGACTTGCGATATGCCGATCCATAGTGGAATCCCATGGAGGATCGATCGGCGTAGGGCGGGCAATCAGTGGAGGTGCCCAGCTGACCGTGCGACTTCCCGCGATAGTGGTCGGTGAGAACGCCAGCCCTTCGCAGCTCAAGTGA
- a CDS encoding GNAT family N-acetyltransferase, with the protein MKIRELTVGDDLTACIPVMRELRPHLPPNDTEVVERIQRQMEQGYRLLSLESGREVVALAGFRMQENLVFGRFLYIDDLVVSANARKQGHAERLLDAVREIGVTDQREFLALDTAVTNVAAQRVYHRCGYETVAHHLIQRLAT; encoded by the coding sequence ATGAAGATCAGGGAATTGACGGTCGGCGATGATCTGACGGCGTGCATACCCGTCATGCGCGAACTCCGACCGCATCTGCCGCCGAACGACACGGAGGTTGTTGAGAGGATTCAAAGGCAAATGGAGCAAGGCTATCGTTTGCTAAGTCTTGAAAGCGGTCGCGAAGTGGTGGCGCTGGCGGGCTTCAGGATGCAGGAAAACCTCGTCTTCGGCAGGTTCCTCTATATCGACGACCTCGTCGTCTCGGCGAATGCGCGCAAGCAGGGGCATGCAGAGAGGCTTCTGGACGCAGTCCGGGAGATCGGCGTGACGGACCAGCGGGAATTTCTCGCACTGGACACCGCCGTGACCAATGTCGCCGCTCAGCGGGTGTATCATCGCTGCGGTTATGAGACGGTCGCACACCATCTCATACAGCGGCTTGCGACTTAG
- a CDS encoding SDR family NAD(P)-dependent oxidoreductase, which yields MTRITTPFGFETTASEVLDGVDLTGQAAIITGGAAGIGFETARALASAGASVTLAVRRPDAAKAVVDGLRHSTGNPAIYVGHLDVADLNSVAAFIDGWTGPLHMLVNNAGIMAVPELQRSPQGFEMQFATNFLGHFALTIGLREALARAGGARIASLSSSGHQFCPVLFDDLSFDFVPYSPIMAYGQSKTATALLAVAITHHWADDGIMCNTLHPGAIATGLQQHTGGLQTPQPLRKTAQQGAATSVLVAASPLLNGIGGLYFEDCNQTHVVVKRPTDFSGGVAPYALDADNAERLWTLAHGLIDRGGKS from the coding sequence ATGACGAGGATAACGACCCCGTTCGGCTTCGAGACGACAGCCTCGGAGGTCCTCGATGGCGTCGACCTGACAGGCCAGGCCGCGATCATCACAGGTGGCGCAGCGGGTATCGGCTTCGAGACCGCACGGGCGCTCGCATCGGCCGGCGCGTCCGTCACCTTGGCGGTCCGTCGTCCCGATGCCGCGAAGGCGGTGGTCGATGGCCTACGTCATTCTACAGGCAATCCTGCCATCTATGTCGGACATCTGGACGTTGCCGACCTCAATTCGGTTGCCGCCTTCATAGACGGCTGGACCGGACCGCTGCACATGCTGGTCAACAACGCTGGGATAATGGCGGTACCCGAACTGCAACGCAGCCCGCAAGGCTTCGAGATGCAGTTCGCAACCAACTTCCTCGGCCATTTCGCCCTGACCATCGGCCTCCGCGAAGCGCTGGCCCGTGCAGGAGGCGCGCGCATCGCTTCGCTAAGCTCGAGCGGTCATCAGTTCTGCCCTGTGCTATTCGACGATCTTTCCTTCGACTTCGTCCCCTACTCACCGATAATGGCTTATGGGCAGTCGAAGACCGCAACCGCGTTGCTCGCAGTCGCCATCACGCACCACTGGGCCGACGACGGGATCATGTGCAATACGCTCCATCCAGGGGCAATCGCCACAGGTCTGCAACAGCACACCGGCGGGCTGCAGACACCGCAACCGTTGCGGAAGACGGCGCAGCAAGGAGCCGCCACTTCAGTCCTTGTGGCCGCCTCGCCGCTGCTGAACGGCATAGGAGGGCTGTACTTCGAGGACTGCAACCAGACGCATGTCGTCGTGAAACGGCCGACGGACTTTTCCGGCGGCGTCGCGCCTTATGCATTGGATGCGGACAACGCCGAGCGTCTCTGGACGCTCGCACACGGGCTGATCGATCGAGGCGGGAAGTCATGA
- a CDS encoding alpha/beta fold hydrolase produces MDNFTTKDGTRIFYKDWGPKNLQPIVFHHGWPLSSDDWDAQMIFFRENGFRVVAHDRRGHGRSTQTDAGNDMDTYAQDVVELAAHLELHHAVHIGHSTGGGEVARYVARAQSGRVAKAVLVGAVPPVMVKSDSNPGGLPLSVFDGFRSALAANRAQFYIDIPSGPFYGFNRPGITAIQGTIDNWWRQGMMGGAKAHYDCIKAFSETDFTEDLKKIDVPVLLMHGDDDQIVPIADSAELGIKLLKKGELKVYKGYPHGMLTVHADALNPDLLAFIRK; encoded by the coding sequence ATGGATAACTTCACGACCAAAGACGGCACCCGCATCTTCTACAAGGATTGGGGGCCGAAGAACCTCCAGCCGATCGTCTTCCATCACGGATGGCCGCTCAGCTCCGACGACTGGGATGCGCAGATGATCTTCTTCCGCGAGAATGGCTTCCGCGTCGTCGCACATGATCGGCGCGGCCACGGGCGCTCGACGCAGACGGACGCCGGAAACGACATGGATACCTATGCGCAGGACGTCGTCGAACTCGCGGCGCATCTCGAACTGCACCACGCAGTGCATATCGGCCATTCGACCGGCGGAGGAGAAGTCGCTCGCTACGTTGCCAGGGCGCAATCCGGTCGCGTCGCCAAAGCGGTCCTGGTTGGCGCAGTCCCGCCGGTGATGGTCAAGTCGGACAGCAATCCTGGCGGCCTGCCACTCTCGGTGTTCGACGGCTTCCGTTCCGCGCTCGCTGCAAACCGCGCCCAGTTCTACATCGATATACCCTCAGGCCCATTCTATGGGTTCAACCGGCCGGGCATCACGGCGATCCAAGGCACGATCGACAACTGGTGGCGCCAAGGCATGATGGGAGGTGCAAAGGCGCACTACGACTGCATCAAGGCATTCTCCGAAACGGACTTCACCGAGGACCTGAAGAAGATCGACGTGCCGGTACTCCTGATGCACGGCGACGACGATCAGATCGTGCCGATCGCGGACTCCGCGGAGCTCGGGATCAAGTTGCTGAAAAAGGGCGAGCTCAAAGTGTACAAGGGCTATCCGCATGGGATGCTGACCGTCCACGCCGACGCACTCAACCCAGATCTGCTCGCCTTCATTCGGAAATAG
- a CDS encoding alternative oxidase, with protein MYEKIAVSIEHRKPEDFGDRVAWGFTKTLRFFADLIFQQRHTHRAIVIETVAAVPGMVGATLTHLKCLRRMVDDNGWIRTLMEEAENERMHLMTFIKVAQPNMLERLLILLVQWGFYCAFFGIYLAAPRIAHRVVGYFEEEAVISYTHFLQAIDAGEIADRPAPALAIHYWKLPADATLRDVVLVVRADEAHHRDVNHGFADELGGQEARDVAPYPEHAEELHVAA; from the coding sequence ATGTACGAGAAAATCGCCGTTAGCATCGAACACCGCAAACCCGAGGATTTCGGAGATCGCGTCGCCTGGGGCTTCACCAAGACCCTGCGCTTCTTCGCGGACTTGATCTTCCAGCAGAGGCATACCCACCGCGCCATTGTGATCGAGACGGTCGCTGCGGTCCCCGGCATGGTAGGTGCCACCTTGACCCATCTGAAGTGCCTTCGCCGGATGGTCGATGACAACGGGTGGATCCGCACGTTGATGGAGGAAGCCGAGAACGAGCGGATGCACCTCATGACCTTCATCAAGGTCGCGCAGCCGAACATGTTGGAGCGGCTCCTCATCCTTCTCGTCCAGTGGGGATTCTACTGTGCCTTCTTCGGCATCTACCTTGCCGCTCCGCGTATTGCCCATCGCGTCGTCGGCTACTTCGAGGAAGAGGCCGTCATCAGCTACACCCACTTCCTGCAGGCCATCGACGCCGGTGAGATCGCCGATCGCCCCGCCCCTGCCCTTGCCATCCACTATTGGAAGCTGCCAGCCGATGCCACGCTGCGGGACGTCGTGCTTGTCGTCCGCGCCGACGAAGCGCATCATCGGGACGTCAATCATGGCTTCGCGGATGAGCTGGGTGGCCAGGAAGCTCGCGATGTCGCCCCTTATCCCGAACATGCTGAAGAACTACACGTTGCAGCCTGA
- a CDS encoding threonine ammonia-lyase — protein sequence MSGTTGLAIEAVDVLRAAERIRGVAVRTPLLEFTPLNERTGRRTLVKFEGAQHTGSFKFRGAYNRLSQLSDAQRAAGVVAWSSGNHAQGVAAAARLLGTSATIVMPSDAPTVKVENTRAYGAEIVNYDRFLESREEIALSLASSRGAVLVPSFDDPDIMAGQGTVGLEILQQTDELGVEIGDVLVCCGGGGLVAGIATAVKHAKPSARIYSVEPEAFDDTARSLTSGRRERVDPAARSICDALLAPSPGELTFPINRRLLTAGLRVNDDQVLAAMRFAFQNLKLVVEPGGAVALAAALGGAVSTGSGTIIVVVSGANVDPHIYRRSLGDRP from the coding sequence ATGAGCGGTACGACCGGTCTGGCAATAGAAGCGGTCGATGTGCTCCGCGCTGCAGAACGCATCCGCGGCGTCGCCGTCCGTACCCCTCTTTTGGAATTCACGCCCCTGAACGAGAGAACCGGTCGCAGGACGCTCGTTAAGTTCGAGGGGGCCCAGCATACGGGCTCCTTCAAATTCCGCGGCGCATACAATCGGCTCTCTCAGCTGTCGGATGCACAGCGCGCTGCTGGCGTCGTGGCCTGGTCATCGGGCAACCACGCCCAGGGCGTCGCCGCCGCGGCACGATTGCTCGGGACATCTGCCACGATCGTGATGCCTTCGGATGCGCCAACCGTTAAGGTCGAGAACACGCGCGCATATGGCGCTGAAATCGTTAACTACGATCGGTTCCTTGAATCACGGGAGGAGATAGCGCTGTCTCTCGCGTCTTCGCGCGGAGCCGTTCTAGTCCCCTCGTTCGACGATCCGGACATAATGGCCGGTCAGGGCACCGTTGGCCTCGAGATACTTCAGCAAACCGATGAGCTTGGGGTGGAGATCGGCGATGTGCTCGTGTGCTGCGGCGGCGGAGGGCTTGTCGCCGGCATCGCGACGGCCGTCAAGCATGCCAAGCCATCCGCAAGGATCTACAGCGTAGAGCCGGAAGCCTTCGACGACACCGCACGATCGCTCACCAGCGGCCGCCGCGAACGCGTCGATCCCGCCGCACGTTCGATCTGCGACGCGTTGCTCGCTCCCAGCCCCGGCGAGCTCACCTTCCCGATCAACCGGCGACTCCTGACCGCGGGACTCCGCGTGAACGACGACCAGGTACTCGCCGCCATGCGCTTCGCCTTCCAGAACCTGAAGCTGGTCGTCGAGCCGGGTGGAGCCGTCGCATTGGCAGCCGCTCTCGGCGGCGCGGTCTCCACGGGGAGCGGAACGATCATAGTCGTCGTTTCGGGGGCGAATGTCGATCCTCACATCTACAGACGGTCGCTCGGCGATCGACCGTAG